In the genome of Pyrobaculum islandicum DSM 4184, the window AGCGGAGACGGCAACAGCGATTAAGCCTCCTATTAGCGCCGCAAAAACTGTGGAATAAAGATCGCCGCCTGCGAGATATATCGCTATTGGAATAGCTGCGGCTGGCTCAAGCGTGACAAGCATTAATATATAGCCTAGGTATTGCATAGCAAGAGGAGCTTTTGCAGGACCTGTCTCTGGATTTCCAGCTTCATATCTCATTAATTTTTGTGGCGTAGGTCTCCTAGGTGCTATTAACATTACGCCATATATAGTCCCTACCATTAAGACAAAAAGAACTGCAAAGGCCAATGCTACAACCTCTGCATCACTCATAGAGATGAGAAATATACATAACTATATAACAGTTATTGTCTCTGTGTTTCATACGATTCTCGCCATGTTGTCTGCGATAGCATATGGCACCGCTCCGCTCATCTATAGACGGGCTCTCTTCTGTACCTCACAATTTAAGGCTATGTCGATATTTTCTCTATATTCAATAGCTTTAGGCCT includes:
- the ndhC gene encoding NADH-quinone oxidoreductase subunit A translates to MSDAEVVALAFAVLFVLMVGTIYGVMLIAPRRPTPQKLMRYEAGNPETGPAKAPLAMQYLGYILMLVTLEPAAAIPIAIYLAGGDLYSTVFAALIGGLIAVAVSAYAYNYAKRIELWRVGA